The following proteins are encoded in a genomic region of Jaculus jaculus isolate mJacJac1 chromosome 13, mJacJac1.mat.Y.cur, whole genome shotgun sequence:
- the Hcar2 gene encoding hydroxycarboxylic acid receptor 2, whose protein sequence is MYKQDHFLEINKKNCCVFRDDFIAKVLPPVLGLEFVFGLLGNGLALWIFCFHLKSWKSSRIFLFNLAVADFLLIICLPFLTDNYVQKWDWRFGDIPCRLMLFMLAMNRQGSIIFLTVVAVDRYFRVVHPHHSLNKISNRKATIISCLLWGVTIGLTVHLLYRKMLTRNGNANLCSSFSICNTFRWHDAMFLLEFFLPLSIILFCSARIIWSLRQRQMDRQVKIKRAINFIMVVAIVFIICFLPSVAVRIRIFWLLYTSGTQNCEIYRSVDLAFFITLSFTYMNSMLDPVVYYFSSPSFPNFFSTLINRCLKMKTAESDNRSTSMELTGDPNTTRSVPDALMAEPQ, encoded by the coding sequence ATGTACAAGCAGGACCATTTTCTGGAGATAAACAAGAAAAACTGCTGTGTGTTCCGAGACGACTTCATTGCCAAAGTACTGCCACCAGTGTTGGGGCTAGAATTTGTGTTTGGGCTCCTGGGCAATGGCCTGGCCCTGTGGATTTTCTGTTTCCATCTCAAGTCGTGGAAATCCAGCCGGATTTTCCTGTTCAACTTGGCCGTGGCTGACTTTCTCCTGATCATCTGTCTGCCATTCCTGACGGACAACTATGTGCAAAAGTGGGACTGGAGGTTTGGAGACATCCCCTGCCGGCTGATGCTATTCATGTTGGCCATGAACCGCCAAGGCAGCATCATCTTCCTCACAGTGGTGGCTGTGGACAGGTACTTCCGGGTGGTCCATCCCCATCACTCTCTGAACAAGATCTCCAACCGGAAGGCGACCATCATCTCTTGCCTCTTGTGGGGTGTCACCATCGGTCTGACAGTTCACCTCTTATACAGGAAGATGCTGACTCGGAACGGCAATGCCAACTTGTGCAGCAGCTTTAGCATTTGTAACACCTTCAGGTGGCACGATGCCATGTTTCTGCTCGAGTTCTTCTTGCCCCTGAGTATCATCCTGTTCTGCTCGGCCAGAATCATCTGGAGCTTGCGACAGAGACAAATGGACAGGCAGGTCAAGATCAAGAGAGCCATCAACTTCATAATGGTGGTGGCCATTGTGTTCATCATCTGTTTCCTGCCCAGCGTGGCGGTGCGGATACGCATCTTCTGGCTGCTGTACACGTCTGGCACGCAGAACTGTGAAATCTACCGCTCGGTTGACCTGGCCTTTTTTATCACCCTCAGCTTCACCTACATGAACAGCATGCTGGACCCTGTGGTAtactatttctccagtccctccttCCCCAACTTCTTCTCCACATTAATCAACAGGTGCCTGAAGATGAAGACAGCAGAATCAGATAACCGGAGCACAAGTATGGAGCTCACAGGGGACCCCAATACTACCCGAAGTGTTCCAGATGCACTAATGGCTGAACCCCAGTGA